The proteins below are encoded in one region of Pseudoduganella armeniaca:
- the prmA gene encoding 50S ribosomal protein L11 methyltransferase: protein MSWTEIVIEVARDNAEALSDALIEAGALSVSVEDADEGTEQEKPLFGEPGMEPKEAAWEHSRVVALTDVDADQAAIVAEAAAAIGLAAAPAFSTRKVEDEDWVRLTQSQFEPIHIGENIWVVPSWHEAPDANALILELDPGLAFGTGSHPTTKLCMEWLEAHPAPQQSVLDYGCGSGILAMVARKLGATQVAGVDIDPQAIESARDNAVRNKVEDIEFFVPEDFAQSKHAEARFDIVVANILSSPLKLMAPMLSGRVADGGALVLSGVLARQAEEVAAAYAPFIKLSVWAEHEGWVALHGRLGSETALPAR from the coding sequence ATGAGCTGGACTGAAATCGTCATCGAAGTCGCCCGCGACAACGCCGAAGCCCTGTCGGACGCGCTGATCGAGGCCGGCGCCCTGTCCGTCTCCGTCGAGGATGCGGACGAAGGCACCGAGCAGGAAAAGCCCCTGTTCGGCGAGCCGGGCATGGAACCGAAGGAAGCGGCCTGGGAACACAGCCGCGTGGTCGCGCTGACGGACGTCGATGCCGACCAGGCCGCGATCGTGGCCGAAGCGGCGGCGGCCATCGGCCTGGCCGCCGCGCCCGCGTTTTCGACCCGCAAGGTGGAAGACGAGGACTGGGTACGCCTGACGCAATCGCAGTTCGAGCCGATCCACATCGGCGAGAACATCTGGGTCGTGCCGAGCTGGCACGAGGCCCCGGATGCCAACGCCCTGATCCTGGAACTGGACCCGGGCCTGGCGTTCGGCACCGGCAGCCATCCGACCACGAAGCTGTGCATGGAATGGCTGGAAGCCCATCCGGCACCCCAGCAGTCGGTGCTCGACTACGGCTGCGGCTCCGGCATCCTGGCCATGGTGGCGCGCAAGCTGGGCGCCACCCAGGTCGCCGGCGTCGACATCGACCCGCAGGCGATCGAATCGGCGCGTGACAATGCCGTGCGCAACAAGGTCGAAGACATCGAGTTCTTCGTGCCGGAAGACTTCGCGCAGTCGAAACACGCCGAGGCGCGCTTCGACATCGTCGTGGCCAATATCCTGTCGTCGCCATTGAAGCTGATGGCGCCGATGCTGTCCGGCCGCGTGGCCGATGGCGGCGCGCTGGTGCTGTCCGGCGTGCTGGCGCGCCAGGCGGAGGAAGTGGCGGCCGCGTACGCGCCGTTCATCAAGCTGTCCGTCTGGGCCGAACACGAAGGCTGGGTAGCCCTGCACGGCCGTCTCGGCAGCGAAACAGCCCTGCCGGCGCGTTAA
- a CDS encoding chorismate--pyruvate lyase family protein: protein MRERSLRQANWVGHVLAVNAPHELRHWLTGGGSLTAKLKHHSETFRVQVLHQHVATCLADEARAIGLHRPGRVWEREVLLRCDNAPVVFAHTVVPMSADATDWPLFSALGERSLGTTLFGDPRVTRGTLEYARLRASHPLALRARAALAAEGQAALDEQLLYARRCLYRRRQGTLLVTEVFLPRVTRLVPRTSNTRET, encoded by the coding sequence ATGAGGGAACGCTCGCTGCGCCAGGCCAACTGGGTGGGCCACGTCCTGGCCGTCAACGCCCCGCATGAACTGCGCCACTGGCTGACGGGCGGCGGCTCGCTGACGGCCAAGCTGAAACACCACAGCGAGACGTTCCGCGTGCAGGTGCTGCACCAGCACGTGGCGACCTGCCTGGCCGACGAGGCGCGCGCCATCGGCCTGCACCGGCCCGGCCGGGTGTGGGAGCGGGAGGTGCTGCTGCGGTGTGATAATGCGCCCGTGGTGTTTGCCCACACGGTGGTGCCGATGAGTGCCGACGCCACCGACTGGCCGCTGTTTTCCGCGCTGGGCGAGCGCTCGCTGGGCACGACCCTGTTCGGCGACCCGCGCGTGACGCGCGGCACACTGGAATATGCGCGCCTGCGCGCCAGCCATCCGCTGGCCCTGCGCGCGCGCGCGGCACTGGCGGCCGAGGGCCAGGCCGCGCTGGATGAACAACTGCTGTATGCACGGCGCTGCCTGTACCGGCGCCGCCAGGGCACGCTGCTGGTGACGGAGGTGTTCCTGCCTCGCGTCACCCGGCTGGTCCCACGAACATCGAATACGAGAGAAACATGA
- a CDS encoding YqiA/YcfP family alpha/beta fold hydrolase — MILYLHGFRSSPLSMKGRLLAERMAALGRSHEYIAPQLPASPKLALEQAFALVAHLPADELCVVGSSLGGYYATWMAERLGCRAVLLNPAVTPLRDLDQHVGVTTMYHSDEPFEFKREYIDELRAFAVPAITRPERYFLLAATGDEVLDYRTMVAHYAGARQHVIEGSDHGISEFADYVDEVLAFARVHGAA, encoded by the coding sequence ATGATTCTTTACCTGCACGGATTCCGCTCGTCGCCGCTGTCGATGAAGGGGCGGCTGCTGGCCGAACGGATGGCGGCGCTGGGTCGCTCGCACGAATACATCGCGCCGCAGCTGCCGGCCTCGCCCAAGCTGGCGCTGGAGCAGGCGTTCGCGCTGGTGGCGCACCTGCCGGCCGACGAGCTGTGCGTCGTCGGCTCGTCGCTGGGCGGCTACTACGCCACCTGGATGGCCGAACGGCTGGGCTGCCGTGCCGTGCTGCTGAACCCCGCCGTCACGCCGCTGCGCGACCTCGACCAGCACGTTGGCGTAACGACGATGTACCACAGCGACGAGCCGTTCGAGTTCAAGCGCGAATACATCGACGAGCTGCGCGCCTTTGCCGTGCCCGCGATCACGCGGCCCGAACGCTACTTCCTGCTGGCCGCCACCGGCGACGAGGTGCTCGACTACCGCACGATGGTCGCGCACTATGCCGGCGCGCGCCAGCACGTCATCGAGGGCAGCGACCATGGCATCAGCGAGTTTGCCGACTATGTGGACGAGGTGCTGGCGTTCGCCCGGGTGCACGGCGCCGCATGA
- a CDS encoding TlpA family protein disulfide reductase codes for MKKSHLLAYGVIAVLFAATGAWVGQKMKPAADPITMTPAVASTPAAAATTPAAAPTGSQDRSGAVEALFQQWMPDDKGTQQALSQWQGKPLLLNFWAPWCAPCVQEMPELSQLQTGGKFKDLQVVGIGIDTPTNIAEFNKKFKIAYPLLVGGATGTELSRLLGNSQGGLPFTVLIGADGKVRKAYLGRLNFEKLEKDLAAL; via the coding sequence ATGAAAAAATCGCACTTGCTGGCCTACGGCGTCATCGCCGTCCTGTTCGCCGCCACCGGCGCCTGGGTGGGCCAGAAAATGAAACCGGCGGCCGATCCCATCACGATGACGCCTGCCGTGGCATCCACCCCGGCCGCCGCGGCCACCACGCCAGCGGCCGCCCCCACGGGTAGCCAGGACCGGTCCGGGGCCGTCGAGGCACTGTTCCAACAGTGGATGCCAGACGACAAGGGCACGCAGCAGGCCTTGTCCCAGTGGCAAGGCAAGCCGCTGCTGCTCAATTTCTGGGCGCCGTGGTGCGCGCCGTGCGTGCAGGAAATGCCGGAACTGTCCCAGCTGCAAACGGGCGGCAAGTTCAAGGATCTGCAGGTCGTCGGCATCGGCATCGATACCCCGACCAATATTGCCGAGTTCAACAAGAAGTTCAAGATCGCTTACCCGCTGCTGGTCGGCGGTGCCACGGGTACGGAGCTGTCGCGTCTGCTGGGCAACAGCCAGGGCGGCCTGCCGTTTACCGTGCTGATCGGCGCGGATGGCAAGGTACGCAAGGCGTATCTGGGCCGCCTGAACTTCGAGAAGCTGGAAAAGGACCTGGCCGCATTATAG
- a CDS encoding ribonuclease catalytic domain-containing protein yields MNVFFEESGDFKVGTVLSQAGEAYQVEMASGKRSKVKARDVLLQYEKPAPDVLLDQAKAVAADVDLDFLWEVAGEEEFGFAELGAEYFGHAPLPHEAAGLILALHSAPIYFHKKGRGRYKAAPEQTLKAALAGIEKKKQQAVVQQQYVDELKENRLPASMQNIVQQLLFKPDKNTIEYKALDAACNELHTTPARLMLAVGGIGSAKDLHMAKFLFENFPKGHGFPEVTVPAAPANLPVAAVEAFSIDDVTTTEIDDAFSVVHQPDGKVRIGIHIAAPGLGIKPDDAIDKIARARMSTVYMPGDKITMLPDSVVNAFTLAEGKTCPALSLYATLDPSDWTVIATETRAELVPIANNLRHNELDDVVNEETLASGAGEYPRKAELTLLWGWARHLEAGRMVKREAFGLKPEQNNRVDFNFYVEDDVVTITRRKRGAPLDKIVAELMIFANSTWGKLMHDHGVPGIYRSQGQGVGGWNAKMQVRMVTHAAPHQGLGVDQYAWSTSPLRRYTDLVNQWQILAVAEKGVMAPLVAPFKQKDANLFAIVSAFDAAYAAYADFQANMERYWCLRWLGQEDVRQVDAVVLKDEVLRLTDIPLVIRLPGMPQLARGAAVKLDVLRWDEVDLSIETRLLEVAADQAPAADVDFDEEELAGETVPELVPDPDQPADEKAEAAELTDAAAEPPPAS; encoded by the coding sequence ATGAACGTCTTTTTTGAAGAATCCGGCGATTTCAAGGTCGGAACCGTGCTGTCCCAGGCTGGCGAGGCCTATCAAGTCGAAATGGCCAGCGGCAAACGCAGCAAGGTCAAGGCGCGCGACGTGCTGCTGCAGTATGAAAAGCCGGCGCCGGATGTGCTGCTGGACCAGGCCAAGGCGGTGGCGGCGGATGTCGATCTCGATTTTCTGTGGGAAGTGGCGGGCGAGGAGGAATTCGGTTTCGCGGAGCTGGGCGCGGAATACTTCGGCCATGCGCCGCTGCCGCACGAGGCGGCCGGCCTGATCCTGGCGCTGCATTCGGCGCCGATCTACTTCCACAAGAAGGGGCGCGGTCGCTACAAGGCGGCGCCCGAACAAACGCTGAAGGCGGCGCTGGCCGGCATCGAGAAGAAGAAGCAGCAGGCCGTCGTGCAGCAGCAGTACGTGGACGAGCTGAAGGAAAACCGCCTGCCGGCGTCGATGCAGAACATCGTCCAGCAGCTGCTGTTCAAGCCGGACAAGAACACCATCGAGTACAAGGCGCTGGACGCGGCCTGCAACGAGCTGCACACGACGCCCGCGCGGCTGATGCTGGCCGTAGGCGGCATCGGCTCGGCCAAGGACCTGCACATGGCCAAGTTCCTGTTCGAGAACTTCCCGAAGGGACACGGCTTCCCGGAAGTGACCGTGCCGGCGGCGCCGGCCAACCTGCCGGTCGCCGCCGTCGAGGCGTTCTCCATCGACGACGTGACGACCACCGAGATCGACGACGCCTTTTCCGTCGTCCACCAGCCGGACGGCAAGGTACGCATCGGCATCCACATCGCGGCACCGGGCCTGGGCATCAAGCCCGACGATGCAATCGACAAAATCGCCCGCGCGCGCATGTCCACCGTGTATATGCCGGGCGACAAGATCACGATGCTGCCGGACAGTGTCGTCAACGCCTTCACCTTGGCCGAGGGCAAGACCTGCCCGGCGCTGTCGCTGTATGCCACCTTGGACCCGAGCGACTGGACCGTCATCGCGACCGAGACGCGCGCCGAGCTGGTGCCGATCGCCAACAACCTGCGCCACAACGAGCTCGATGATGTCGTCAACGAGGAAACGCTGGCCAGCGGGGCAGGCGAGTATCCGCGCAAGGCCGAACTGACCCTGCTGTGGGGCTGGGCCCGCCACCTGGAAGCGGGCCGCATGGTCAAGCGCGAGGCGTTTGGCCTGAAGCCGGAGCAGAACAACCGCGTCGACTTCAATTTCTACGTGGAAGACGACGTCGTCACGATCACGCGCCGCAAGCGTGGCGCGCCGCTGGACAAGATCGTCGCCGAGCTGATGATCTTCGCCAACAGCACCTGGGGCAAGCTGATGCACGACCACGGTGTGCCGGGCATCTACCGCAGCCAGGGCCAGGGCGTGGGCGGCTGGAACGCGAAGATGCAGGTGCGCATGGTGACGCACGCGGCGCCGCACCAGGGCCTGGGCGTGGACCAGTACGCGTGGAGCACGTCGCCGCTGCGCCGCTACACGGACCTGGTCAACCAGTGGCAGATCCTGGCTGTCGCCGAGAAGGGCGTGATGGCGCCGCTGGTGGCGCCGTTCAAGCAGAAGGACGCGAATCTATTCGCGATCGTCTCCGCCTTCGACGCGGCCTACGCGGCCTACGCCGACTTCCAGGCCAATATGGAGCGCTACTGGTGCCTGCGCTGGCTGGGCCAGGAAGACGTCCGCCAGGTCGATGCCGTCGTGCTGAAGGACGAAGTGCTGCGCCTGACGGACATCCCACTGGTGATCCGCCTGCCCGGCATGCCGCAGCTGGCGCGCGGCGCCGCCGTCAAGCTGGACGTGCTGCGCTGGGACGAGGTGGACCTGTCGATCGAGACACGCCTGCTGGAAGTCGCGGCCGACCAGGCGCCTGCGGCCGACGTCGACTTCGACGAAGAGGAGCTGGCGGGCGAAACGGTGCCGGAACTGGTGCCGGACCCGGACCAACCGGCCGACGAGAAAGCCGAAGCGGCGGAGCTGACGGACGCCGCCGCAGAGCCGCCACCAGCCAGCTGA
- a CDS encoding energy transducer TonB family protein — protein MKSLQENRFLMIALAVSVAAHAALLGVRFVAPTEFKLAPTDPTLEVILVNAKHANKPLKADALAQANLEGGGNTDKGRSKSPLPDMRKMDDGDSIKAARKRIEELQAKQDALMTQVKKTPYRAAPVSEEKRPDPVPSGADLVESSKAIARMAAEITQRIEDENKRPRRTYITPSTQQVGYAMYYKQFQRRVEDIGTLNFPQKNGRKLYGELVLQIPIFQDGTLYTKEGGIKVQTSSGNPALDEAAMHIVRRAAPFGKFPPNMLSSDKDDLWVIITRFKFTREQKLEADLNSAN, from the coding sequence GTGAAGTCTCTTCAAGAAAACCGGTTCCTGATGATCGCGCTGGCCGTCTCCGTGGCGGCGCATGCGGCGCTGCTGGGGGTGCGTTTTGTCGCGCCCACCGAGTTCAAGCTGGCGCCGACCGATCCCACGCTGGAAGTCATCCTCGTCAACGCCAAGCACGCCAACAAGCCGCTCAAGGCGGACGCGCTGGCGCAGGCCAACCTGGAAGGCGGCGGCAATACGGACAAGGGCCGCTCCAAGTCGCCCCTGCCGGACATGCGCAAGATGGACGACGGCGACAGCATCAAGGCCGCCCGCAAGCGCATCGAGGAGCTGCAGGCCAAGCAGGATGCGCTGATGACGCAGGTGAAGAAGACGCCGTACCGCGCCGCCCCCGTCAGCGAGGAAAAGCGGCCGGACCCGGTGCCGAGCGGCGCCGACCTGGTCGAGAGCAGCAAGGCCATCGCGCGCATGGCGGCCGAGATCACCCAGCGTATCGAAGACGAGAACAAGCGCCCGCGCCGCACCTACATCACGCCCAGCACGCAGCAGGTGGGCTACGCGATGTACTACAAGCAGTTCCAGCGCCGCGTCGAGGACATCGGCACTTTGAACTTCCCGCAGAAGAACGGCCGCAAGCTGTACGGCGAGCTGGTGCTGCAGATTCCGATCTTCCAGGACGGCACACTGTATACAAAGGAGGGCGGCATCAAGGTGCAGACCAGCTCCGGCAACCCGGCGCTGGACGAGGCGGCCATGCACATCGTGCGGCGCGCCGCGCCGTTCGGCAAGTTCCCGCCGAATATGCTGTCTTCCGACAAGGACGACCTGTGGGTCATCATCACCCGCTTCAAATTCACCCGCGAACAAAAACTCGAAGCTGACCTGAACAGCGCGAACTGA
- the aroQ gene encoding type II 3-dehydroquinate dehydratase — protein MAKHLLLLNGPNLNLLGTREPQIYGATTLADVERAAQEQATAAGAQLAVFQSNHEGALIDRIHAARTEGVDYIVINPGGYTHTSVALRDALAGVAIPFVEVHISNIYQREAFRHHSYLSAIATGTICGLGIEGYRLAIDFALKSS, from the coding sequence ATGGCAAAACACTTGCTGCTGCTGAACGGCCCCAACCTGAATCTGCTGGGGACGCGCGAGCCTCAAATCTATGGCGCCACGACCTTGGCCGACGTAGAACGCGCCGCGCAGGAACAGGCGACGGCGGCAGGTGCACAGCTGGCTGTGTTCCAGAGCAATCACGAGGGAGCGCTGATCGACCGGATCCACGCGGCACGTACCGAAGGCGTGGATTACATCGTCATCAATCCGGGCGGCTACACCCATACGAGTGTCGCGCTGCGCGATGCGTTGGCCGGCGTCGCCATCCCGTTCGTGGAAGTTCACATATCGAATATTTATCAGCGCGAAGCTTTTCGCCACCATTCCTATCTCAGTGCGATCGCGACGGGCACGATCTGCGGCCTCGGCATCGAGGGCTACCGGCTCGCCATCGACTTTGCTCTAAAAAGCAGTTAA
- the accB gene encoding acetyl-CoA carboxylase biotin carboxyl carrier protein: protein MDLRKLKTLIDLVAESDIAELEVTEGESKVRIVKSSAMPQNQVVMMPSQGAPTQFAPVAAPSAAPAPAAAAAVPAAAEPTGHIVKSPMVGTFYRSSAPGKEPFVEVGQSIKEGDTLCIIEAMKLLNEIDADKSGTITQILVENGQPVEFGQPLFVIG, encoded by the coding sequence ATGGATTTACGCAAGCTCAAGACGTTGATTGACTTGGTTGCCGAATCGGATATTGCGGAACTCGAAGTAACCGAAGGCGAGAGCAAGGTCCGTATCGTCAAATCCTCCGCCATGCCGCAGAACCAGGTCGTCATGATGCCGTCGCAGGGCGCTCCAACCCAGTTTGCACCGGTCGCGGCACCAAGCGCCGCGCCAGCCCCGGCCGCCGCCGCCGCGGTGCCGGCCGCCGCCGAGCCGACCGGCCACATCGTCAAGTCGCCGATGGTCGGCACGTTCTATCGCTCCTCCGCCCCGGGCAAGGAGCCGTTCGTCGAGGTGGGCCAGTCGATCAAGGAAGGCGACACGCTGTGCATCATCGAAGCGATGAAGCTGCTGAACGAAATCGATGCCGACAAGTCCGGCACCATCACCCAGATCCTGGTCGAGAACGGCCAGCCGGTCGAATTCGGCCAACCCCTGTTCGTGATCGGCTGA
- a CDS encoding DUF3426 domain-containing protein — MTAGVGPGGSAPSPPVDVDEARPDSDFDLPSEHIVAVALDDVHTFEATSPESVPQDDEADTDGERTANEAAAADLLTGAPDSALLAAGSAAMAPEPAAADAPEFVRQAERRERLGRGTRLVIAWGTPLLAVLLLLQLGTTFRNPLAARYPALQPGFKALCAPFGCKVELPTQIDALAIEQGELQTLADNTFSFVTVLRNGSRTVQAWPHIELVLNDAADKPVLRRVFAPRDYLASPADLARGFGPRSEQSVKLYFELDRLKASGYHIAIFYP; from the coding sequence TTGACTGCCGGGGTCGGACCCGGCGGGTCCGCCCCCAGCCCTCCGGTCGATGTTGACGAAGCGCGTCCCGACAGCGACTTCGATCTGCCCTCCGAGCACATTGTCGCCGTAGCGCTCGACGACGTGCACACCTTCGAGGCGACATCCCCTGAATCGGTGCCGCAGGACGACGAAGCCGACACCGACGGGGAACGTACGGCCAACGAAGCTGCCGCCGCCGACCTGCTGACGGGGGCGCCGGACAGCGCGCTGCTGGCCGCCGGCAGCGCCGCCATGGCGCCGGAGCCGGCAGCGGCGGACGCACCGGAATTCGTGCGCCAGGCCGAGCGCCGTGAGCGCCTGGGGCGCGGTACCCGTCTCGTCATCGCCTGGGGCACGCCGCTGCTGGCCGTGCTGTTGCTGCTGCAGCTGGGCACGACCTTCCGCAATCCGCTCGCCGCGCGCTATCCGGCGCTGCAGCCGGGGTTCAAAGCCCTGTGTGCGCCGTTCGGCTGCAAGGTCGAGCTGCCCACCCAGATCGACGCACTGGCGATCGAACAGGGCGAGTTGCAGACGCTGGCGGACAATACCTTCAGCTTCGTCACCGTGCTGCGCAACGGATCGCGCACGGTGCAGGCCTGGCCGCACATCGAGCTGGTACTGAACGACGCCGCCGACAAGCCGGTACTGCGCCGCGTGTTCGCGCCGCGCGACTACCTGGCCAGCCCGGCCGACCTGGCGCGTGGCTTCGGCCCGCGCAGCGAACAATCCGTGAAACTGTATTTCGAACTGGACCGGCTCAAGGCATCGGGCTACCACATCGCCATCTTCTACCCCTGA
- the mpl gene encoding UDP-N-acetylmuramate:L-alanyl-gamma-D-glutamyl-meso-diaminopimelate ligase — MHIHILGICGTFMGGLAVLAKEAGHKVTGCDANVYPPMSTQLEAQGIELIQGFGKDQVNLNPDLYVIGNVVSRGNELVEEILNRSLPYVSGPQWIGEHILRHKWVLAVAGTHGKTTTSAMLAWILEHAGYAPGFLIGGVPMNFGVSARLTGAGADSEFFVIEADEYDTAFFDKRSKFVHYHAKTAILNNLEYDHADIFPDLAAIETQFHHLVRTVPGIGRVIVNGDEASLQRVIRRGCWSEKETFGGAEGSNWTMKEHPDGSFDVLFNGQFEATVDWKLTGKHNRNNALAAIAAARNVGVPIAQAAKALEKFESVKRRMEVRGVAKGVTVYDDFAHHPTAIATTVGGLRQKLGKDTRILAVLEPRSNTMKLGAMKDALPGSLVDADLVFGFGSEKALGWSLATALAPMGPTASAYEDLDLMVKAIVGQARPGDHVVVMSNGGFGGVHQKLLDALAA, encoded by the coding sequence ATGCATATCCATATTCTCGGCATTTGCGGCACCTTCATGGGCGGCCTGGCCGTGCTGGCCAAGGAAGCCGGCCACAAGGTGACGGGCTGCGACGCCAATGTCTATCCGCCGATGAGCACCCAGCTGGAAGCCCAGGGCATCGAACTGATCCAGGGCTTCGGCAAGGACCAGGTCAACCTGAATCCGGACCTGTACGTGATCGGCAACGTGGTCTCGCGCGGCAATGAGCTGGTCGAGGAAATCCTGAACCGCAGCCTGCCGTATGTCTCGGGCCCACAGTGGATCGGCGAACATATCCTGCGGCATAAATGGGTGCTGGCGGTGGCGGGCACGCATGGCAAGACCACCACGTCGGCCATGCTGGCCTGGATCCTGGAGCATGCGGGCTATGCGCCGGGCTTCCTGATCGGCGGCGTGCCGATGAACTTTGGCGTGTCGGCGCGGCTGACCGGTGCCGGCGCCGATTCCGAGTTCTTCGTCATCGAGGCGGACGAATACGACACGGCGTTCTTCGACAAGCGCAGCAAGTTCGTGCACTACCACGCCAAGACCGCGATCCTGAACAACCTGGAATACGATCACGCCGACATCTTCCCCGACCTGGCGGCCATCGAAACGCAGTTCCACCACCTGGTGCGCACGGTGCCCGGCATCGGCCGCGTGATCGTCAATGGCGACGAGGCGTCGCTGCAGCGCGTGATCCGGCGCGGCTGCTGGAGCGAGAAGGAAACGTTCGGCGGGGCGGAGGGCAGCAACTGGACGATGAAGGAGCATCCGGACGGCAGCTTCGACGTGCTGTTCAACGGCCAGTTCGAGGCCACCGTCGACTGGAAGCTGACCGGTAAACATAACCGCAACAACGCGCTCGCCGCGATCGCGGCCGCCCGCAACGTCGGCGTGCCGATCGCCCAGGCGGCCAAGGCGCTGGAAAAATTCGAGAGCGTCAAGCGCCGCATGGAAGTGCGCGGCGTGGCCAAGGGTGTCACGGTGTACGACGATTTCGCGCACCACCCGACCGCGATTGCGACGACCGTCGGCGGCCTGCGCCAGAAGCTGGGCAAGGACACCCGCATCCTGGCGGTGCTGGAGCCGCGCTCGAACACGATGAAGCTGGGCGCGATGAAGGACGCGCTGCCGGGCAGCCTGGTCGATGCCGACCTGGTGTTCGGTTTCGGCAGCGAAAAGGCGCTGGGCTGGAGCCTGGCCACGGCGCTGGCGCCGATGGGCCCGACCGCTTCCGCCTACGAAGACCTGGACCTGATGGTGAAAGCCATCGTCGGCCAGGCGCGGCCGGGCGACCACGTGGTCGTGATGAGCAACGGCGGCTTCGGCGGCGTGCACCAGAAACTGCTGGACGCGCTGGCGGCATGA
- the accC gene encoding acetyl-CoA carboxylase biotin carboxylase subunit yields MFEKILIANRGEIALRIQRACREMGIKTVVVHSEADKDAKYVKLADESVCIGPAQSAQSYLNMPAIISAAEVTDAEAIHPGYGFLSENADFAERVEKSGFVFIGPRSDSIRLMGDKVSAKQAMIKAGVPCVPGSDGALPDDPKAIVQIARKIGYPVIIKAAGGGGGRGMRVVHTEAALLNAVTMTKSEAGAAFGNPEVYMEKFLENPRHVEIQILADEHRNAVWLGERDCSMQRRHQKVIEEAPAPGIPRKLIEKIGDRCAEACRKIGYRGAGTFEFLYENGEFYFIEMNTRVQVEHPVTEMITGIDIVQEQIRIACGEKLRFRQRDVMLSGHAIECRINAEDPFKFTPSPGRITSWHTPGGPGVRVDSHSYAGYYVPPHYDSMIGKLITYGATREQAIRRMQIALSEMVVEGIQTNIPLHRELMVDARFIEGGTNIHYLEHKLAAMPKAGS; encoded by the coding sequence ATGTTTGAAAAAATCCTCATTGCCAATCGCGGTGAAATCGCGCTGCGTATCCAGCGTGCGTGCCGCGAGATGGGCATCAAGACGGTGGTCGTCCACTCCGAAGCGGACAAGGACGCGAAATACGTCAAGCTGGCCGACGAATCCGTCTGCATCGGCCCGGCGCAATCGGCGCAGAGCTACCTGAACATGCCGGCGATCATCAGCGCCGCCGAAGTGACCGATGCCGAAGCGATCCACCCCGGCTACGGCTTCCTGTCCGAGAACGCCGACTTCGCCGAGCGGGTCGAGAAATCCGGCTTCGTCTTCATCGGCCCGCGCTCCGACTCGATCCGCCTGATGGGCGACAAGGTCTCGGCCAAGCAGGCCATGATCAAGGCCGGCGTGCCATGCGTGCCCGGTTCCGACGGCGCCCTGCCGGACGACCCGAAGGCCATCGTGCAGATCGCCCGCAAGATCGGCTATCCCGTCATCATCAAGGCGGCCGGCGGCGGTGGCGGCCGTGGCATGCGTGTCGTGCACACCGAAGCGGCGCTGCTCAATGCCGTCACGATGACGAAGAGCGAAGCGGGTGCCGCGTTTGGCAACCCCGAGGTCTACATGGAGAAGTTCCTGGAGAACCCGCGCCACGTGGAGATCCAGATCCTGGCCGACGAGCATCGCAACGCCGTCTGGCTGGGTGAGCGCGACTGCTCGATGCAGCGCCGCCACCAGAAGGTCATCGAGGAAGCGCCGGCGCCGGGCATCCCGCGCAAGCTGATCGAGAAGATCGGCGACCGCTGCGCCGAAGCGTGCCGCAAGATCGGCTACCGCGGCGCCGGCACGTTCGAGTTCCTGTACGAGAACGGCGAGTTCTATTTCATCGAGATGAACACCCGCGTGCAGGTCGAACACCCCGTCACGGAAATGATCACGGGCATCGACATCGTGCAGGAACAGATCCGCATCGCCTGCGGCGAGAAGCTGCGCTTCCGCCAGCGCGACGTGATGCTGTCCGGCCATGCCATCGAGTGCCGCATCAACGCCGAGGACCCGTTCAAGTTCACGCCGTCGCCAGGGCGCATCACCTCCTGGCACACGCCGGGCGGCCCGGGCGTGCGCGTGGACTCCCATTCGTATGCGGGTTACTATGTACCGCCGCACTACGATTCGATGATCGGCAAACTGATCACCTACGGCGCCACCCGCGAGCAGGCCATCCGCCGCATGCAGATCGCGCTGTCGGAGATGGTCGTCGAAGGCATCCAGACCAATATCCCGCTGCACCGCGAGCTGATGGTCGATGCCCGCTTCATCGAAGGCGGCACCAACATCCACTACCTGGAACACAAACTGGCGGCAATGCCCAAGGCAGGTTCATGA